A single window of Mustela erminea isolate mMusErm1 chromosome 4, mMusErm1.Pri, whole genome shotgun sequence DNA harbors:
- the LOC116587872 gene encoding LOW QUALITY PROTEIN: olfactory receptor 2J3-like (The sequence of the model RefSeq protein was modified relative to this genomic sequence to represent the inferred CDS: inserted 2 bases in 1 codon), translating to MNDDGRXNTNSEGYFVPLGFSNWPHLEVALFVVILIFYLMTLVGNLFIIILSYLDAHLHTPMYFFLSNLSFLDLCYTTSSIPQLLVNLWGPEKTISYTGCMIQLYFVLALGTTECVLLVVMSYDRYAAVCRPLHYAVLMNPRFCHLLAVASWVSGFTASALHSSFTFWVPLCGHRQVDHFFCEVPALLRLLCADTRVNELTLLIMSSIFVLIPLILILSSYSAIARAVLRMQSTAGLQRAFRTCGAHLMVVSLFFIPVICIYLQPPSGKSQDQGKFIALFYTVVTPSLNPLIYTLRNKDVRGAVRRLVGQEREM from the exons atgaatgatgacgggag aaatacaaattctgaAGGTTACTTTGTTCCACTTGGTTTTTCCAACTGGCCTCATCTGGAGGTAGCTCTCTTTGTGGTCATCTTGATATTCTACTTAATGACATTGGTGGGCAACCTGTTTATCATTATCTTGTCGTACCTGGATGCTCATCTCCACacgcccatgtacttcttcctctcaAACCTCTCTTTTCTGGATCTCTGCTACACCACCAGCTCCATCCCTCAGTTGCTGGTCAACCTCTGGGGCCCAGAAAAGACCATCTCTTACACCGGTTGCATGATTCAACTTTACTTTGTCCTTGCGCTGGGAACCACAGAGTGTGTCCTCCTGGTGGTGATGTCCTATGACCGTTATGCAGCTGTCTGTAGACCCTTGCATTACGCTGTCCTCATGAATCCTCGTTTCTGCCACCTGTTGGCTGTGGCTTCCTGGGTCAGTGGCTTTACCGCCTCAGCACTTCATTCCTCCTTTACCTTCTGGGTACCCTTATGTGGACATCGCCAAGTGGACCATTTCTTCTGTGAAGTTCCAGCACTGCTGCGATTATTATGTGCTGATACCCGTGTGAATGAGCTGACCCTCTTGATCATGAGCTCCATTTTTGTTCTCATACCACTCATCCTCATTCTCAGCTCATATAGTGCCATTGCCCGGGCTGTGCTGAGGATGCAGTCAACCGCCGGACTTCAGAGAGCTTTTAGGACATGTGGAGCCCATCTTATGGTTGTGTCCCTCTTTTTCATTCCCGTCATCTGCATATATCTGCAGCCACCATCAGGAAAGTCTCAAGATCAAGGCAAGTTCATTGCCCTGTTTTATACCGTAGTCACGCCTAGCCTCAACCCTCTAATCtatactctgagaaacaaagatgTAAGAGGGGCAGTAAGGAGACTcgtggggcaggagagggagatgtga